From one Amia ocellicauda isolate fAmiCal2 chromosome 17, fAmiCal2.hap1, whole genome shotgun sequence genomic stretch:
- the psmg3 gene encoding proteasome assembly chaperone 3, producing MAAEPIIRSKQREQVINGVSTQVVCTAFSNYTFVVLTQFGKIGSLVSLTPDASCSDVSKPLFTTKVLLGKDEALTHVCAKNLVTFVSQEAGNKPVLLGLALKDSTVEAIKAMKEVIKSCQVW from the exons ATGGCAGCCGAGCCCATCATCCGGTCGAAGCAGAGGGAGCAGGTGATCAATGGCGTCTCCACCCAGGTGGTCTGCACGGCCTTCAGCAACTACACCTTCGTGGTCCTCACGCAGTTCGGCAAGATCGGCTCGCTGGTCTCCCTCACTCCAGACGCCTCCTGCAGTGACGTGAGCAAACCGCTGTTCACCACCAAGGTGCTGCTGGGGAAGGACGAG GCCCTCACCCACGTGTGTGCAAAGAACCTGGTGACGTTCGTGTCCCAGGAGGCCGGAAACAAGCCGGTTCTGCTGGGCCTGGCCCTCAAAGACAGCACCGTCGAGGCCATCAAAGCCATGAAAGAAGTGATCAAAAGCTGCCAAGTCTGGTAG